The following DNA comes from Streptomyces sp. NBC_00690.
CCACTCGTCCGGTTCCAAGGTGGGTGCTCCCCACAGGCGCACGGCGGACGTCCTTTGTCGCTTTACCGTCATAACGTGTCACGATACCTGGTTGTGTTGTGATCGTCTGCGTTCCTAGCGTGAGGCGGTGACCGCTCCCGACACCCCTCCCGCTTCCTCGACACCGGGAATCGCCCCGGCCGCGCACCCCACCGACCCGTCCCGGCCCGTACGGCAATCCCAAGACCCGCCCGGCGCCGGCGCACTGATCCGGCACGGGTCGTTCAGCGCCGGAAGAGGTTGGCGCCTCGGGGTGGCGAGCGCCGGATTCGCGGGACACCAGATCGCGGAGGCAATGGTTCCGGTGCTCATCGGGGTGGTCATCGACCAGGCCATCCGCGAAGGCGACCCGGGCGCACTGCTGAACTGGCTGACCGCATTGGCAGCCCTGTTCCTCGTCCTGATCCTCTGCTGGCGAACCGGAAGCCAGCTCGCCACCCGGGTGTACTCCTTCGGGGAACACGAGTTGCGTCTCATGGCGGCCGGCCGGGTGCTGCACCCGAGAGGCATGGCGACGAAACGCGCCCCGGGGGAGGTGCTGACGGTCGCGACCTCCGACGCATCCAATGTGTCCGGACTCGCCTGGGTACTCGCAGAACAGGGCGGAGCACTCGCCGGGCTGGTCACGGCGACGATCGCACTGCTCCTGATCTCCTGGCAACTTGCCGCAGTCGTCCTGGTGGTCTCCGCCGTCCAACTGTTGCTGCTCCACCTGCTGAGCGGGCCGCTGGAGCAACGCGTCTACGCCGAACAGAGCGGCGCCGCACGGGCCGGGGCGCTCGCGACCGACTTCACCGGCGGACTGCGCGTACTCAAGGGGTTCGGTGCCGAACGGACCGCCGCCGACCGCTACCGGGACGCCAGCCAGGAGTCCGTCCGAGCGGCACTGCGCCGAGTCCGCTCCCTGGCGGACCTGTCCGCCCTGAACTCCGCACTGTCCGGGATCTTTCTCACGGGCATCGCGCTGGCCGCGGGCTCCATGGCGCTGAACGGCACCATCACCGTCGGCAACCTCGTCACCGCCGTGGGGCTCGCCCAGGTCGTCGCCGGCCCGATGGAGACACTCGGATTCCTGGGCGCCGCCATCGCCTCCAAACGCGGCTCCGCCCGCAGACTCGCCGAACTCCTTGCGATCCCCCACCGGGTCCCCGACCCGCACCCACCGACCATGACCCGCCCTGCCGCCCATGCCTGCGACCACAACGCTCCCCGCGGGGCACTCCTCACCCTGCGCCACGACGACCATGTCATCACGGCACGGCGGGGCGAAGTCATCGGCATCCACGCCCGCGGCGAGACCGCCGTGGCAGTGGCCGACCTGATCTCCTGCCGTAGGGCACCGGAACCCGGCCAGTACACACTGGACGGGCGGGACGCCGCACTACTCCCGCCCGACGAGGTTCGTCGTACCGTCTTCGCCCCACCGCACGACGCCGTTGTGTTCACGGGCAGCATCGCCGACAACCTCGCCACCGAGAGGGTGGACCCGGCCCTGCTCACCGCAGCCGGACTGGACGACGTCCTCACCCAACTGCCGGACGGGACCGCATCCGCGGTGGGTGAACAGGGCCGATTCCTCTCCGGAGGACAACGACAGCGACTGCTGCTCGCACGAGCCCTGCACCAACCCCAGCCCGTACTCGTCCTGCACGAGCCGACCACCTCCGTCGACAGTGTCACGGAAGACCGCATCGGCCGCGCCCTGCGCGGATTCGGCGACCGGGCGATCATCCTCATCACCACCAGCCCCGCCCTCCTCGACGCCTGCGACCGGACCCACGAGCTCCCCGATCCGGCGCCGCCGAATCCCGAACCGGAGCCCGGTACGCTCCCGGACGCGGTGGCCGCACGATGACCACCACACCCATGGATCACCACGACCCCACGGAACTCCGTACGACAGGGTCGGTGCTGCTCCCCGTAGCCTCCGCCCGGGAGACCACCGGCAGCACCCTTCGACTCCTCGCACCCCATCGCGCCCGGCTCGCCGGAACCGTCGTGGTACTGCTCGCCACCGCCGCGTTCGCCCTGGTGGCACCCGCTCTCCTCGGAGTGATGGTCAACACCGTGGTGGCGAAGCGGCCCTGGACGGAACTGCTGCTCCCGGCCGGTGGTGTGTTTGCGACGACACTGCTGAGCGCCGGCCTCGGCCGATGGGGCCGACTCCTCCTCGCCCGTACCGCACAACACACCCTCGCCGCACTGCGCGAGGACGTCTTCGCCACCGCGGTCGCCCAGCCCGCCGCCGTACTGGAGAAGGCAGGGACGGGCGACCTCGTCTCCCGCGTCGCAGGTGATGCGGAAGCCGTCAACACTGTCATCGGCCGGGTGCTGCCCGCCTTCGTCTCCGCGCTGTTCACCATCGCCCTGACCTTGATCGGTATCGGTGTCATCGACTGGCGCTTCGCCGTCGCCGTCCTTGCCGCAGCACCCCTCCAACTCTTCGCGCTACGGCGCTTCCTGGCCGGATCGGGTCCGGTCTACCGGGCCCTGCGCCGGGCCGAGGCGGCACGTGGGCAGGAGATCATCGAGACCCTCAACGGTGCCGAGACCGTGAGCGCACTCCGCGGCCAGAGCCGGCACCTCGCCAGGATCGCCGACTCGTCCGAGCGTGCCATCGGTCATGAACTGCACGCCGTGAGGCTGCGCGCCAACTTCTATGGGCTGCTGAACATCGCCGAGTTGATTGGACTCGCCGCCGTGCTGGCGGTCGGCTTCCGGCTGGTCACCGACTCCACGGTGAGCCTGGGCGCGGCCACCGCCGCGGCCCTCTACTTCCACCAACTGTTCGGCCCGGTCGGTGTGCTGCTGTCCAACGTCGACGAACTCCAGGACGCAGGAGCGGGGCTGGCGCGTCTCATCGGTGTCGCCGCACTGCCGCAGCCAGCCACGGCGAAACCCACGGTTGACCCCGGACCGCAGGGGCCGGGCCGGGTCGTCCTCGACCAGGTCTCCTACGCATACGGTCCGGGTCGGCCGACGCTCGACCGGGTCTCGTTGACCGTCGAGCCCGGTGAGACGGTGGCGATCGTCGGCGCGAGCGGTGCCGGCAAGACGACCCTCGCCAAACTCATCGCCGGTGTGCTGGTCCCCGACAGTGGCGAGATCACCATCGACGGCGAACGGGCCGGGCCATCGGCCACGGACGGTGGCACCCGGATCGTTCTGGTCAGCCAGGAGGTCCATGTGTTCGACGGGACCGTCATGGAGGATCTGCGCCTCTTTGCCCCCGGTGTCACACGCGATCAGATCCGACAGACGGCCGAACGGCTCGATGCCTCCTGGATCGACGAACTCCCCGATGGTCTCGACACCTCGGTCGGTGCGGGCGGTCATGAGTTGACCGCCGCCCAGTCACAACACCTGGCGCTGCTTCGGCTCGCCCTGGTCGCTCCCTCCGTCGCCGTCCTCGATGAAGCAACCGCCGAGGCGGGGAGCACGGACGCCGGTCTGCTCGACCGGGCCGCTTCTGCCGCGTTGGCCGGACGCACCGGCCTGGTGATAGCGCATCGCCTCAGCCAGGCCGCGCACGCCGACCGGATCGTCGTCATGGAACGCGGCCGGGCCGTCGAGTGTGGCACCCACGCGGAACTGGTACGGGCCGGGGGCCAGTACGCACGGCTCTGGGAGGCATGGGCAAAGGGCCGCTGACGAGAATCCCCCGTCGGACCGGACACCTCCCGTCGGACCGGACACCACTTCGCGCCGTGCACCACCGGCGTTCCCTCAGCCGGTCAGGGCGGAGATGTCAGCCCAGATCGTCTTCCCGGTGGGCGTGTAGCGGGTGCCCCAACGCTGGGTGAGTTGGGCGACGAGCAGCAGACCGCGCCCGCCCTCGTCGAAGACGCGCGCCCGCCGCAGCCGCGGGGAGGTGTAACTGGCGTCGGACACCTCACAGATCACGGCCCGCTCATGGATGAGACGCAGTTGAATGGGCGGCAGCCCGTAGCGGATGGCGTTGGTGACCAACTCGCTCACCACCAACTCTGCGGTGAACCTGATGTCGTCGTCCAGTTCCCAATCCGCCAGCCTACGGACGGCGTCCGTACGGGCCTGCGCAACCGCAGCCGGATCGGATGGCACCTCCCAAGTGGCGACCTGGCCTTCGTCGAGGCGCCGGGTGCGCGCGATCAGAAGAACGCTGTCGTCGTCGGGGCGATCGGGGAGCAGGGCCGCGAACGCGTCGTCGCAGAGGTCGTCAAGTGAGGGCGTGGAGTCCTCGGGGCAGTCGAGCACGCGGAGCAGTGTGGCGCGGCCCGCGTCCACGTCATGGCTGCGGGCCTCGATCAGACCGTCGGTGTAGAGGGCGAGAAGGCTGCCCTCCGGAAGGTCGAACTCGGCGGTCTCGAAGGGCAGGGCGCCCAGGCCGAGTGGAGGGCCGATGGGTGCGTCGAGTGTGTGGGCGGTGCCGTCGGGGCGGACGACGGCCGGTAGGGGGTGGCCCGCGCTGGCGATCGAACAACGGCCGACGACGGGGTCGTAGACCGCGTAGAGGCAGGTGGCCCCGATGTCGCCGGTGGTCTCCGCTTCCGCAGCGAAGTCCTCGGCGCCCAGTCGGATGACCACGTCGTCGAGATGGGTGAGCAGTTCGTCGGGCGGCAGGTCGATGTCAGCGAGCGTACGGACGGCTCCGCGCAGCCGTCCCATGGTCGCCGCGGCCTGGATGCCGTGGCCGACGACATCGCCGACGACCAGGCCGACCCTGGCACCGGAGAGCGGAATGATGTCAAACCAGTCGCCGCCGACGCCCGCCTGGCCACCGGCCGGCAGATAGCGGGAGGCGATCTCCAGGGCGGCCTGCTCGGGCAGTGCCTGCGGGAGCAGGCTGCGCTGCAAGGTCACGGCGGTCTGGCGCTCGCGCTCGTAGCGGCGGGCGTTGTCGATGCACACGGCCGCTCGGGCCGTGATCTCCTCGGCGAGGAGCATGTCGTCGGACTGGAACGGGGTCGGGCTCTCCTTGCGCGCGAACAACGCCACTCCCAGGGTCACCCCGCGGGCGCGCATCGGGACGACCATGATGGAGTGCGCGCCGTAGAGACGGATCCGGGTCGCCCGCTCGGGGTCGTGGACCGCCCAGTGGGTGAGAGCGGACTCGGTGATCTCGTACATGGCCGGGCGCCCCCTGGCTAGGGCTTCGGCCACCGGTGACGCCATGGGGTAGTCGGTCGGATCACCCGGGTGCAGCGTGCCGTCTGGGAGTTCACTGCTCACCGAGCCCATGGCCGTCCGGCGCATCCGCACGGGGCCGGTCGGTGGACCCGAGGGCGGTTCGCCGCCCTGGTGGATAAAGCTGAGCAGATCGACGGCCGCGTAGTCCGTGAACCGGGGCATGGCCACGTCGACGAGTTCCTGGGCGGTGCGGGTGATGTCCAGGGTGCTGCCGATACGGCTGCCTGCCTCGTTGACCAACTGGAGTCGGCGCCTGGCCCAGTAGTGTTCGGTCCGGTCGGATGCGGTGAGACTCGCACCGCACACCACGCCTTCGGGATTCGTCAGGGGCGCGATGGAGACCGCCCAGGCACGCTCCCGGGTCTCGCCCGGCACCCGGGCGTACGTGTCCACCTGCCGTTGTTCGCCGGTTTCGATCACTTCGCGCATGGCCTGGTCGACGAGCGGGCTCTGCGGGCTCACCACGATCTCCGACGGGAGCAGTCCGCGGAGCCGGTCCTCGGGAAGGGCCGCGCCGCGTTCCAGAGCGGTGTTGACCCGCATCACCCGTGAGTCGGTGTCGAAGAGACCGATGTGGTGGGGCGACTGGTTGAACCCCCACTCCGCGAGTGTTCGGTCCTCCTCGGCGAGGGGATCCGGGGCGGGGCTCGCCGACAGGAGCCATTCGACGCCGCGGTCGCCGTCCAGTCGCCTGGCCAGGAGCCAGATGCTGCGCGGGTGCCCGTCCCGGTGCCGTACGGGGGCCGTGCCCATCCATCGGGTCCGGGTTCGGAGAGCCAGGTCCGCTTCGTGGGACACGTGCTTGCCGAACATCTCGGCCGCGGATCGTCCCACGGCTTCGGATGCGTGGTAGCCGAGCAGCAGATGGGCGCGCTCGTCCCACTCCGTCACCGTGCCACCGCTATCCGTGGTGACCATGGGGCTGTAGTGCGTCGGAGGGGTGAATCCACTCACTGAATCATCAGAAAAGTCAGGCATATCACACCATTTCTCCCCTCCCTCTTAGGTGTTCCCTTGAAGGGGGGAGGCCGAACGCGCGGTGCAGTGGTTTGGGCTTGTGTTTGGTACTCACCGGGCGGTCGCGAGTGTGGGGCGCGGAGGGTGGGTCGCGGCTCGACCGATCCAACGCAACGCACACCCGGTCGATGCGGTGATCAGTCGCCCCTCGTCCCAGCCGCTTGAGCGTCGGCGTGGGAAAGCTGCCTTTCCAGGCGGTCCGCGGCGACCAGGAGCAGTTCGGTGGTGTGTCGGACATGGGCGCACAACGCCTGGGCCGAAGCCTCGGGGTCCCGGGCCAGCGCGGCATCCAACAGGGTGCGGTGTTCCCCCGCCAGATCCCGGCTGGGTTCATCGCCGAGGGGCTGTGACCAGCGACGGTACAGCTCGGCCTCGTCCCGTAGGCCCAGCGCCATCTGGAGCAGGCGCCGATTGGCGCAGCCGTTGAGCAGGGCCTTGTGGAAGTCGGCGTGGGCATCGGACCAGCAGTCGTCGATGCGGTCCTCGTCGCCCTGGGCGGTGTAGGGGGTGCGTTCCAGCGTGTGGTGGGCCGCGACGAGGCTGGATTCCCAGGCGAGGTCGCCTTCGACCACGGAGCGGCGCAGGACCAGCGTCTCCAACTCGATGCGCGCATCGGTCAACTCGCCGAGGGTCTCCCTGGAGAGGGGGGTGACCACGAAGCCCTGATGGGGCTCGGACTGGACGAGGCCCTGTTCCGCGAGTCGTACGAGGGCTTCCCTGAGCACACTGACACTGACGTCATAGCGCGCACTGAGCA
Coding sequences within:
- a CDS encoding ABC transporter ATP-binding protein, yielding MTAPDTPPASSTPGIAPAAHPTDPSRPVRQSQDPPGAGALIRHGSFSAGRGWRLGVASAGFAGHQIAEAMVPVLIGVVIDQAIREGDPGALLNWLTALAALFLVLILCWRTGSQLATRVYSFGEHELRLMAAGRVLHPRGMATKRAPGEVLTVATSDASNVSGLAWVLAEQGGALAGLVTATIALLLISWQLAAVVLVVSAVQLLLLHLLSGPLEQRVYAEQSGAARAGALATDFTGGLRVLKGFGAERTAADRYRDASQESVRAALRRVRSLADLSALNSALSGIFLTGIALAAGSMALNGTITVGNLVTAVGLAQVVAGPMETLGFLGAAIASKRGSARRLAELLAIPHRVPDPHPPTMTRPAAHACDHNAPRGALLTLRHDDHVITARRGEVIGIHARGETAVAVADLISCRRAPEPGQYTLDGRDAALLPPDEVRRTVFAPPHDAVVFTGSIADNLATERVDPALLTAAGLDDVLTQLPDGTASAVGEQGRFLSGGQRQRLLLARALHQPQPVLVLHEPTTSVDSVTEDRIGRALRGFGDRAIILITTSPALLDACDRTHELPDPAPPNPEPEPGTLPDAVAAR
- a CDS encoding ABC transporter ATP-binding protein — its product is MTTTPMDHHDPTELRTTGSVLLPVASARETTGSTLRLLAPHRARLAGTVVVLLATAAFALVAPALLGVMVNTVVAKRPWTELLLPAGGVFATTLLSAGLGRWGRLLLARTAQHTLAALREDVFATAVAQPAAVLEKAGTGDLVSRVAGDAEAVNTVIGRVLPAFVSALFTIALTLIGIGVIDWRFAVAVLAAAPLQLFALRRFLAGSGPVYRALRRAEAARGQEIIETLNGAETVSALRGQSRHLARIADSSERAIGHELHAVRLRANFYGLLNIAELIGLAAVLAVGFRLVTDSTVSLGAATAAALYFHQLFGPVGVLLSNVDELQDAGAGLARLIGVAALPQPATAKPTVDPGPQGPGRVVLDQVSYAYGPGRPTLDRVSLTVEPGETVAIVGASGAGKTTLAKLIAGVLVPDSGEITIDGERAGPSATDGGTRIVLVSQEVHVFDGTVMEDLRLFAPGVTRDQIRQTAERLDASWIDELPDGLDTSVGAGGHELTAAQSQHLALLRLALVAPSVAVLDEATAEAGSTDAGLLDRAASAALAGRTGLVIAHRLSQAAHADRIVVMERGRAVECGTHAELVRAGGQYARLWEAWAKGR
- a CDS encoding SpoIIE family protein phosphatase; translation: MVTTDSGGTVTEWDERAHLLLGYHASEAVGRSAAEMFGKHVSHEADLALRTRTRWMGTAPVRHRDGHPRSIWLLARRLDGDRGVEWLLSASPAPDPLAEEDRTLAEWGFNQSPHHIGLFDTDSRVMRVNTALERGAALPEDRLRGLLPSEIVVSPQSPLVDQAMREVIETGEQRQVDTYARVPGETRERAWAVSIAPLTNPEGVVCGASLTASDRTEHYWARRRLQLVNEAGSRIGSTLDITRTAQELVDVAMPRFTDYAAVDLLSFIHQGGEPPSGPPTGPVRMRRTAMGSVSSELPDGTLHPGDPTDYPMASPVAEALARGRPAMYEITESALTHWAVHDPERATRIRLYGAHSIMVVPMRARGVTLGVALFARKESPTPFQSDDMLLAEEITARAAVCIDNARRYERERQTAVTLQRSLLPQALPEQAALEIASRYLPAGGQAGVGGDWFDIIPLSGARVGLVVGDVVGHGIQAAATMGRLRGAVRTLADIDLPPDELLTHLDDVVIRLGAEDFAAEAETTGDIGATCLYAVYDPVVGRCSIASAGHPLPAVVRPDGTAHTLDAPIGPPLGLGALPFETAEFDLPEGSLLALYTDGLIEARSHDVDAGRATLLRVLDCPEDSTPSLDDLCDDAFAALLPDRPDDDSVLLIARTRRLDEGQVATWEVPSDPAAVAQARTDAVRRLADWELDDDIRFTAELVVSELVTNAIRYGLPPIQLRLIHERAVICEVSDASYTSPRLRRARVFDEGGRGLLLVAQLTQRWGTRYTPTGKTIWADISALTG
- a CDS encoding GntR family transcriptional regulator, with product MAIKGGKQTLSDDVRARLRADILSGRLLPGYRLKFPLLSARYDVSVSVLREALVRLAEQGLVQSEPHQGFVVTPLSRETLGELTDARIELETLVLRRSVVEGDLAWESSLVAAHHTLERTPYTAQGDEDRIDDCWSDAHADFHKALLNGCANRRLLQMALGLRDEAELYRRWSQPLGDEPSRDLAGEHRTLLDAALARDPEASAQALCAHVRHTTELLLVAADRLERQLSHADAQAAGTRGD